A portion of the Sphingobacterium spiritivorum genome contains these proteins:
- a CDS encoding GntR family transcriptional regulator: MRSNHLHAVLQLDKTSAAPKYLQLANAIMKAIRVGDLSKNDLLPSINELSAILDLSRDTIEKGYRYLKKNGIILSVPGKGYFIAHTDLDKKGYIALFFNKLSAHKKIVYDSFVKTMGEDYGIDLFVYNNDVNYFKSLLKNLNKDYQHIVVIPHFIKGKDQEIDIIREIPKDKLIVLGKELPELQGEYACVYENFEKDIYSALKQANKSLSKYKTLKLIFPDNSYFPKGIIKGFYKFCQEFKFEHLLVSNIQKEQISAGEVYINLIEEDLVRLLDKVISLDLEIGKDVGLISYNETPLKKFILSGITTISTDFKEMGKLAAKVILNKSTAKIEVPFYLKMRNSL; this comes from the coding sequence ATGCGATCTAATCACCTACATGCCGTATTACAACTTGATAAGACGTCTGCTGCGCCGAAGTATCTTCAGCTGGCGAATGCGATTATGAAAGCTATCCGTGTGGGGGATTTATCCAAAAATGATCTTCTCCCTTCTATCAACGAGTTGAGTGCTATATTGGATTTGTCACGTGATACGATAGAGAAAGGATATCGCTATCTCAAGAAAAACGGGATTATTCTCTCTGTACCCGGAAAAGGTTATTTTATTGCACATACGGATTTGGATAAAAAAGGCTATATAGCTTTGTTTTTCAATAAGTTGAGTGCGCATAAAAAGATCGTATACGATTCATTTGTAAAGACAATGGGCGAAGACTACGGTATAGATCTTTTCGTATATAATAATGATGTAAATTACTTCAAATCCCTTCTCAAAAACCTTAACAAAGATTATCAGCATATAGTCGTCATTCCTCATTTTATAAAGGGAAAGGATCAGGAAATAGATATTATCCGCGAGATTCCGAAGGATAAGCTGATCGTGCTGGGAAAAGAATTACCCGAACTACAGGGAGAGTATGCATGTGTATATGAAAACTTTGAAAAGGATATCTACAGTGCACTTAAACAGGCTAATAAAAGTCTGTCCAAATATAAAACGCTCAAACTAATATTTCCGGATAATAGTTATTTTCCCAAAGGCATTATAAAAGGGTTCTATAAATTCTGCCAGGAATTTAAATTTGAACACCTTCTGGTCAGCAATATTCAAAAGGAACAGATTAGTGCGGGAGAAGTATATATAAATCTCATCGAAGAAGATCTCGTTCGTCTTCTTGACAAAGTGATTTCGCTGGATCTGGAGATAGGAAAAGATGTGGGGCTGATATCCTACAATGAGACACCACTCAAAAAATTTATCCTGAGCGGTATTACAACCATTTCTACCGACTTTAAGGAAATGGGTAAACTGGCTGCAAAAGTAATTCTTAACAAATCCACCGCTAAGATCGAAGTTCCTTTTTATCTGAAGATGAGAAATTCCTTATAA